From the Shewanella amazonensis SB2B genome, one window contains:
- the mutH gene encoding DNA mismatch repair endonuclease MutH: MNTPLPPQSLDELLRRAKMMAGLSLGQLAAGLGWPVPANLKRDKGWIGQLIEQELGATAGSRPEQDFLHLGVELKTIPIDRSGKPLETTYVCVAPLMDTHGLRWEQSLVKHKLERVLWVPVEGERDIPVADRRIGTAILWQPTPQQSASLRQDWEEIMEFIALGKVHRLSARHGEVLQLRPKAANAAAKTECIMEDGTVGLTNPRGFYLKIPFTQAILRQAFDY; encoded by the coding sequence ATGAACACTCCCCTCCCCCCTCAAAGTCTCGATGAATTGCTGCGCCGGGCCAAAATGATGGCAGGCCTTTCCCTTGGGCAACTCGCAGCAGGGCTGGGCTGGCCAGTCCCCGCAAACCTGAAGCGGGATAAGGGCTGGATAGGCCAGCTGATAGAGCAAGAGCTGGGCGCCACCGCAGGCTCAAGACCCGAACAGGACTTTCTGCATCTGGGGGTGGAGCTCAAAACCATTCCCATCGATCGCAGCGGTAAGCCGTTGGAAACCACCTATGTGTGTGTTGCTCCCTTAATGGATACCCATGGGCTGCGTTGGGAGCAAAGTCTGGTAAAGCACAAACTCGAGCGGGTACTTTGGGTTCCGGTGGAAGGCGAACGAGACATTCCGGTTGCCGACAGGCGCATAGGCACCGCTATTTTGTGGCAACCCACGCCACAACAGAGTGCATCGCTTCGCCAGGACTGGGAAGAAATCATGGAGTTCATCGCCCTGGGTAAGGTGCATCGCCTCAGCGCAAGACACGGTGAGGTGTTACAGCTTCGTCCCAAAGCGGCCAATGCTGCTGCCAAAACCGAGTGCATTATGGAAGACGGCACCGTCGGACTGACCAATCCCCGAGGCTTTTATCTGAAGATCCCCTTCACTCAAGCCATACTGCGCCAGGCTTTTGACTACTAG
- the rppH gene encoding RNA pyrophosphohydrolase, producing MIDSDGFRANVGIIICNAYGQVMWARRFGQHSWQFPQGGLDDGETAEDAMYRELYEEVGLRPEHVQILTSTRSWLRYRLPKRLVRQDSRPVCIGQKQKWFLLMLKSQESAINLNSSGHPEFDDWRWVSYWYPVRQVVSFKRDVYRKVMKEFAPVALALQAREIPRGKRNRGR from the coding sequence GTGATTGATAGCGACGGCTTTCGCGCAAATGTGGGCATCATCATCTGTAACGCTTATGGCCAAGTCATGTGGGCCAGACGATTTGGACAACATTCATGGCAATTTCCCCAAGGGGGCCTGGATGACGGCGAAACTGCCGAAGATGCCATGTACCGTGAATTATACGAGGAAGTGGGCCTGAGGCCCGAACATGTACAAATCCTCACTTCAACACGATCCTGGCTCAGGTATCGTTTGCCCAAACGTTTGGTACGGCAAGACAGTAGACCTGTCTGTATCGGGCAAAAACAGAAATGGTTTTTGTTGATGCTCAAGAGTCAGGAAAGCGCCATTAATCTGAATTCTTCCGGTCATCCTGAATTTGATGACTGGCGTTGGGTCAGTTATTGGTATCCTGTTCGGCAAGTCGTGTCGTTCAAGCGTGATGTTTACCGAAAGGTGATGAAAGAGTTTGCCCCTGTGGCACTGGCGCTGCAGGCAAGGGAAATTCCACGGGGTAAGCGAAACAGAGGGCGGTAA